Proteins encoded in a region of the Quercus lobata isolate SW786 chromosome 8, ValleyOak3.0 Primary Assembly, whole genome shotgun sequence genome:
- the LOC115957100 gene encoding receptor kinase-like protein Xa21, with protein MSPKLLCTIHFQAILHLLLFVALQHVKKLSVFAGSTGNSNYFGGSQTDQQALLAFKTKITDDPTKVFRSWNVSLHFCEWEGVTCGRKHRRVIVLDLQSRGLVGSLSPYIGNLSFIREIELSNNTLGGNIPDEVGNLFRLQVLSLYNNSFAGEIPANLSHCSNLKFLRAGQNNLSGSIPIELASLTKLEFLSIHKNNLTGGIPHFIGNLSSLQILSAARNVLGGHIPDALGQLRSLTFLGLGGNRFSGSVPPSLYNLSSIIDFSLADNELSGSLPTDLFLTLPHLQGFQIHDNQFTGPLPVSLSNASELEQIEVYKNHFTGKVSINFGGLQQLEELFIGENNLGSGDDDEMNFFQSLLNCSSLQEIYLEVNQFKGTLPNVLVNLSAQLTYFAIGDNLLFGEIPLWVGNLVNLTTLSMQGNKFTGTIPNNIGNLKKLQRLYLSNNKLSGRLPISLGSLSLLNELYLENNRLQGTIPSSIENCQKLLLLDLSQNNLNGTIPKQVFAISTLSISLNLSQNFFVGSLPLEKGNLVHLEKLDLSDNKLSRKIPSSLGSCASLEYLYMEGNFFEGAIPTSLSSLRGIQVMDFSRNNLSSQIPNFLEKLSLKNLNLSFNDFQGEVPTKGVFANASTISLIGNNRLCGGISELQFPRCLTKEEKKMRWPLALKVVISMTCVILVVTIVSLFLFCRHKNRRKHKSSESSLRQSLLKVSYQMLLKATDGFSSVNLIGVGSFGSVYKGILGEEKSIVAIKVLNIERRGASKSFISECEALKNIRHRNLVKIITSCSSVDFQGNDFKALVYEFMPNGSLENWLHMDLETNNDIQNLSLLQRTNIAIDVACALDYLHHQCPTPIVHCDLKPSNILFDSNMTAHVGDFGLAKFLLGLTNLERSSSIGIRGTIGYTPPEYGLGREVSTKGDVYSYGILLLEMITGKRPTDCVFEGGLNLHKYAKMALPNHIMEISDPILLRNVDEVIDNQNCSPTNRIEECLISMVKVGVACSVELPQERWDISKVIFELHFIRDILLGVGI; from the exons ATGAGTCCGAAACTATTGTGCACAATTCACTTCCAAGCtattcttcatcttctcttGTTCGTTGCACTGCAGCATGTAAAAAAACTTTCTGTTTTTGCTGGCAGTACTGGAAACTCCAATTATTTCGGTGGGAGTCAGACAGATCAACAAGCTTTGTTGGCCTTCAAGACAAAGATAACAGATGACCCTACAAAAGTTTTCCGCTCCTGGAATGTTTCCCTCCATTTCTGCGAGTGGGAAGGTGTTACGTGTGGCCGCAAGCATAGAAGAGTGATTGTGTTAGATCTGCAGTCTCGAGGTTTGGTGGGTTCCTTGTCTCCATACATAGGCAACCTCAGCTTCATTAGGGAAATCGAGCTCTCGAACAACACCCTTGGAGGCAATATCCCTGATGAAGTTGGCAATCTATTCAGGCTGCAAGTATTGAGCCTGTATAACAACTCCTTCGCGGGGGAAATTCCTGCAAACCTTTCCCATTGCTCCAACCTCAAGTTTCTTAGAGCAGGTCAAAATAACCTTTCAGGGTCAATCCCAATAGAGCTTGCTTCTTTGACAAAGCTGGAGTTTCTTTCTATTCACAAGAACAATCTCACAGGTGGAATCCCACATTTCATTGGGAACCTtagctctctacaaattttatctGCAGCCAGAAATGTATTGGGTGGACATATTCCAGATGCCTTGGGTCAATTAAGAAGCTTAACATTTCTTGGACTTGGTGGAAATAGATTCTCCGGTTCAGTCCCTCCATCTTTATATAATCTTTCGtctattattgatttttcattGGCCGATAATGAGCTTAGTGGAAGTCTTCCTACAGACTTATTCCTCACCCTTCCTCATCTCCAAGGGTTTCAAATCCATGACAACCAATTTACAGGACCTCTTCCAGTCTCATTATCTAACGCTTCAGAGCTCGAACAGATTGAAGTTTACAAGAACCATTTCACGGGAAAAGTATCTATAAATTTTGGAGGCTTACAACAATTGGAGGAATTATTTATTGGTGAAAATAATTTAGGAAGTGGAGATGATGATGAAATGAATTTCTTTCAATCTCTACTCAATTGTAGCAGTTTACAAGAAATATATCTTGAAGTGAATCAATTCAAAGGTACGTTACCTAATGTTTTGGTTAATCTTTCGGCCCAACTTACCTATTTTGCAATCGGCGACAATCTTCTTTTTGGAGAGATCCCTTTATGGGTGGGTAATTTGGTCAACCTGACCACCTTATCGATGCAAGGTAACAAATTTACAGGGACAATTCCAAATAATATTggaaatcttaaaaaattacaacGATTATATTTGAGTAACAACAAACTCTCAGGAAGGTTACCGATTTCCCTTGGAAGCCTATCATTGTTAAATGAATTGTACTTGGAAAATAACAGATTGCAAGGAACTATCCCATCAAGTATAGAAAATTGCCAAAAATTGCTATTGTTAGATCTTTCTCAAAACAATCTCAATGGCACCATTCCAAAGCAAGTCTTTGCAATTTCCACACTGTCAATTTCACTTAATTTGTCTCAAAACTTTTTCGTAGGATCACTACCATTAGAAAAAGGCAATCTTGTCCATTTAGAAAAGTTGGACTTATCTGATAACAAGTTGTCTAGGAAAATTCCAAGCAGCCTAGGCTCTTGTGCAAGCCTTGAGTACCTTTACATGGAGGGTAATTTCTTTGAAGGAGCAATTCCAACATCCTTGAGTTCTTTGAGAGGTATTCAAGTCATGGATTTTTCTAGGAACAACTTGAGTAgtcaaattccaaatttcttGGAGAAACTCTccttgaagaatttgaatttatcctTCAATGATTTTCAAGGAGAGGTTCCAACAAAAGGAGTGTTTGCAAATGCTAGCACAATATCACTCATCGGAAATAATAGACTATGTGGGGGCATATCAGAGCTACAGTTTCCTAGGTGCTtaacaaaagaagagaagaaaatgagatGGCCTCTTGCACTCAAAGTGGTAATCTCAATGACATGTGTTATTCTAGTAGTAACTATAGTGTcacttttcttattttgtaggcacaaaaatagaagaaaacatAAATCTTCAGAATCTTCTTTGAGGCAGTCACTTTTGAAAGTGTCTTACCAAATGCTCCTTAAAGCAACTGATGGATTTTCGTCAGTAAATTTGATTGGTGTTGGTAGTTTTGGCTCAGTGTATAAAGGCATCCTTGGTGAGGAAAAATCAATTGTAGCAATCAAAGTACTAAATATTGAACGTCGAGGTGCTTCCAAAAGCTTCATCTCCGAGTGTGAAGCCTTGAAAAATATTCGTCATCGAAATCTTGTGAAGATCATCACTTCTTGCTCAAGTGTGGATTTTCAGGGCAATGATTTTAAGGCTCTAGTTTATGAGTTCATGCCGAATGGAAGTCTAGAAAATTGGTTACATATGGATTTGGAAACAAATAATGATATACAAAATCTGAGCCTTCTTCAAAGAACAAACATTGCCATTGATGTTGCTTGTGCACTTGATTATCTACACCACCAATGCCCAACGCCAATTGTTCACTGTGACCTAAAGCCAAGTAACATTCTTTTCGACTCTAATATGACTGCTCATGTTGGAGATTTTGGGCTTGCAAAATTTCTTCTAGGACTTACAAATCTAGAACGTAGCAGCTCGATTGGAATAAGGGGAACAATTGGGTACACTCCTCCAG AGTACGGTCTAGGAAGGGAGGTGTCAACTAAAGGGGACGTCTACAGTTATGGAATCTTATTATTAGAGATGATAACAGGAAAGAGACCCACAGATTGTGTGTTTGAGGGAGGCCTTAACCTTCACAAATATGCTAAAATGGCCTTGCCTAACCATATAATGGAGATTTCGGACCCAATACTTTTAAGAAATGTTGATGAAGTGATTGATAATCAGAATTGTAGCCCTACAAATAGAATAGAGGAGTGTTTGATCTCCATGGTCAAGGTTGGAGTCGCATGCTCTGTGGAGTTGCCACAAGAACGATGGGACATTAGCAAGGTTATATTTGAGCTGCATTTCATCAGAGACATTCTTCTTGGCGTTGGGATTTAG